A genome region from Geminicoccus roseus DSM 18922 includes the following:
- a CDS encoding RrF2 family transcriptional regulator has translation MLKPSKKLSLALEAVTDIAFHGGTDPVQSQDIARRLNLPRRYLEQVMQQLVRAGLLKGVRGPRGGYRLARERRRISVGEIVRVVQGDTDLTGTALHNMIGGNEEQSAGSPLGAQVILPFFERTERELMQRLDEVSIEDLCQEARRAGLVGDQVRSADFVI, from the coding sequence ATGCTGAAACCTTCAAAGAAACTGTCACTGGCTCTCGAGGCCGTCACCGATATCGCCTTCCACGGTGGAACCGATCCGGTGCAGAGCCAGGACATCGCGCGGCGGCTGAACCTGCCGCGCCGCTACCTGGAACAGGTCATGCAGCAGCTGGTGCGCGCCGGGCTGCTCAAGGGCGTGCGCGGGCCGCGCGGCGGCTACCGCTTGGCGCGGGAGCGACGACGCATCAGCGTCGGCGAGATCGTCCGGGTGGTGCAGGGCGACACCGACCTGACCGGCACGGCGCTGCACAACATGATCGGCGGCAACGAGGAGCAGAGCGCTGGCTCGCCTCTGGGCGCGCAGGTGATCCTGCCGTTCTTCGAGCGCACCGAGCGGGAGTTGATGCAGCGCCTGGACGAGGTATCGATCGAGGACCTGTGCCAGGAGGCCCGCCGTGCCGGGCTGGTGGGTGACCAGGTGCGCAGCGCCGATTTCGTGATCTAG
- the dut gene encoding dUTP diphosphatase yields the protein MAEVIVQVRRLEHGLGLELPSYATAGSAGMDLLAAIPADAPIRLLPMARIIVPTGICIALPEDHEAQIRPRSGLAARHGITILNAPGTIDSDYRGELGVIMANLGEEAVSIERGMRIAQLVVAPVSRILWQENKLLSETRRGVGGFGSTGVAGATGGQG from the coding sequence GTGGCTGAGGTGATCGTCCAGGTGCGGCGGCTGGAACACGGTCTTGGCCTGGAACTGCCGTCCTATGCCACGGCGGGGTCCGCCGGGATGGACCTTCTGGCGGCGATCCCGGCCGACGCGCCGATCCGGCTGCTGCCGATGGCACGTATCATAGTACCGACAGGGATCTGCATAGCTCTGCCGGAAGATCATGAAGCTCAGATCAGGCCGCGGTCTGGTCTCGCTGCGCGGCACGGCATCACGATCCTGAACGCGCCGGGCACGATCGATTCCGATTATCGCGGGGAACTCGGGGTGATCATGGCCAACCTCGGGGAGGAGGCGGTTTCGATCGAGCGCGGCATGCGGATCGCGCAGCTGGTGGTCGCGCCCGTGTCGCGGATACTTTGGCAAGAGAATAAGCTCCTGTCGGAAACCCGGCGGGGAGTTGGCGGTTTTGGCTCTACTGGAGTAGCCGGTGCTACTGGAGGGCAAGGATGA
- the coaBC gene encoding bifunctional phosphopantothenoylcysteine decarboxylase/phosphopantothenate--cysteine ligase CoaBC yields the protein MDDAELGLPRGGPGGPGRILLVIGGGIAAYKSLELIRRLKEQGVAVRCVMTGSAAQFVTPLSVAAVSVEKVYSELFSLTDEAEMGHIRLSREADLVVVAPATANLLAKMAHGIADDLASTVLLATDKPVLVAPAMNPMMWNHAATRRNVRMLAQDGIGFIGPNAGDMACGEVGSGRMAEPAEIVSAVLARLRPAARPLHGLRALVTSGPTREAIDPVRFIMNHSSGKQGHAIAEALARAGAEVTLVSGPVALADPAGVRVVKVESAEEMLAGALAALPADFAVMAAAVADWRPEAVPDHKIKKEPGGAPPAIRLVENPDILMTVSRQNDKRPRLVIGFAAETENLVEHGSAKLQRKGCDWILANDVSAGSGTFGGDRNRVTLIRAGAEPEAWPGGSKAEVAATLVRRIAREFGRG from the coding sequence ATGGACGATGCGGAGTTGGGCCTGCCCAGGGGCGGGCCGGGCGGACCTGGGCGCATCCTCCTGGTGATCGGCGGCGGAATCGCCGCCTACAAGAGCCTGGAGCTGATCCGGCGGCTGAAGGAGCAGGGCGTCGCGGTGCGCTGCGTGATGACCGGATCCGCCGCGCAGTTCGTTACGCCGCTGTCGGTTGCGGCGGTCTCGGTGGAAAAGGTCTATAGTGAGCTGTTCTCGCTGACCGACGAGGCCGAGATGGGCCATATCCGGCTGTCGCGCGAGGCGGACCTGGTGGTGGTGGCGCCTGCCACCGCCAACCTGCTCGCCAAGATGGCGCACGGGATCGCCGACGACTTGGCCTCGACCGTGCTGCTGGCCACCGACAAGCCGGTGCTGGTGGCCCCGGCGATGAACCCGATGATGTGGAACCATGCCGCGACCCGGCGCAACGTCCGGATGCTCGCCCAGGACGGGATCGGCTTCATCGGGCCGAACGCCGGGGACATGGCGTGCGGCGAGGTGGGATCCGGCCGGATGGCCGAGCCCGCCGAGATCGTGTCGGCGGTGCTGGCGCGGCTGCGGCCGGCCGCGCGGCCGCTGCACGGCCTGCGCGCCCTGGTGACCAGCGGCCCGACCCGCGAGGCGATCGACCCGGTCCGCTTCATCATGAACCACAGTTCCGGCAAGCAGGGCCATGCCATCGCCGAGGCCTTGGCGAGGGCCGGGGCCGAGGTGACCCTGGTGTCCGGGCCGGTAGCGCTGGCCGATCCGGCGGGCGTGCGGGTGGTCAAGGTGGAGAGCGCCGAGGAGATGCTGGCGGGCGCGCTCGCGGCGCTGCCGGCCGATTTCGCGGTGATGGCGGCCGCGGTGGCCGACTGGCGGCCGGAGGCGGTGCCGGACCACAAGATCAAGAAGGAGCCCGGGGGCGCGCCGCCGGCGATCCGGCTGGTCGAGAACCCCGACATCCTGATGACAGTTTCGCGACAAAATGATAAAAGACCGCGTCTGGTCATAGGGTTCGCGGCAGAAACGGAGAATCTGGTGGAACACGGGTCCGCCAAGCTGCAGCGCAAGGGATGCGACTGGATCCTCGCCAACGACGTCTCGGCGGGGTCGGGGACGTTCGGCGGCGACCGCAACCGGGTCACCCTGATTCGGGCCGGCGCCGAGCCGGAAGCCTGGCCGGGGGGAAGCAAGGCCGAGGTGGCGGCGACCCTGGTCCGGCGGATCGCCCGGGAGTTCGGGCGTGGCTGA
- the mutM gene encoding bifunctional DNA-formamidopyrimidine glycosylase/DNA-(apurinic or apyrimidinic site) lyase, with protein sequence MPELPEVETIKRALELRLTGRRFAETVQRRPDLRWPLPPNLAFRLQNRRIEGFARRAKYIQVFLDDGQVMLLHMGMSGRLVFDGDPMGAHEHLTFCFDDGTVLRFVDPRRFGALDLTTVQELASHKLLAGLGLEPLGNAFSGQALAAAFRNRVVAVKLALMDQKLVVGVGNIYASEALFRTRLHPATQAGSVPEARLDELADNVRAVLTEAIDAGGSSLRDYVQADGELGNFQNLFKVYDRAGLPCPVCAEPVLRMVQGNRATFFCARCQPDGAAGD encoded by the coding sequence TTGCCTGAGCTGCCCGAAGTCGAGACCATCAAGCGCGCGCTGGAGCTCCGCCTGACCGGACGGCGCTTCGCCGAGACGGTCCAGCGCCGCCCCGACCTGCGCTGGCCCCTGCCCCCGAACCTGGCCTTCAGGCTCCAGAACCGCCGGATCGAGGGGTTCGCCCGGCGGGCAAAATACATCCAGGTCTTCCTGGACGACGGCCAGGTGATGCTGCTGCACATGGGCATGTCCGGCCGCCTGGTGTTCGACGGCGATCCCATGGGCGCCCATGAGCACCTGACCTTTTGCTTCGACGACGGCACCGTGCTGCGCTTCGTCGATCCCAGGCGGTTCGGCGCCCTGGACCTGACCACCGTCCAGGAGCTGGCCAGCCACAAGCTGCTGGCCGGGCTGGGCCTGGAGCCGCTCGGCAACGCGTTTTCCGGCCAGGCGCTGGCGGCGGCGTTCCGCAACCGGGTGGTCGCGGTGAAGCTGGCGCTGATGGACCAGAAGCTGGTGGTGGGGGTCGGCAATATCTACGCTTCGGAGGCGCTGTTCCGCACCCGCCTGCACCCGGCCACCCAGGCCGGATCGGTTCCGGAAGCGCGGCTGGACGAGCTGGCCGACAACGTCCGGGCGGTGCTGACCGAGGCGATCGACGCCGGCGGCTCGTCGTTGCGCGACTATGTCCAGGCCGATGGCGAGCTCGGCAACTTCCAGAACCTGTTCAAGGTGTACGACCGGGCGGGCCTGCCCTGCCCGGTCTGCGCCGAGCCGGTGCTGCGCATGGTGCAGGGCAACCGGGCGACCTTTTTCTGTGCGCGCTGCCAGCCGGATGGGGCGGCCGGGGACTAG
- the ubiB gene encoding 2-polyprenylphenol 6-hydroxylase: MFAPIRHGLRGLRVVWVLMRHEALFFVDLLPIPPLARRVAGPWAGRRATRRPGQRLADALVELGPSFVKLGQTLAVRPDVMGSEVARDLARLQDRLDPFPGDLAIALIERELEQPITRLFQRFDKIPIAAASIAQVHFAVLPDGRDVAVKVLRPGVEIAIERELAFFTWLAQTVEYLLPHLRRLKPVATVAVHSLWTRRELDLRLEAAAAAEFAGNCAGDEGFRVPYVDWERTSRRVLTLERVGGTPSDQREKLLEQGLDPDVILDRAAVVFFNQVFRDGFFHADMHPGNTFIEPDGTIVPVDFGIMGRLDLESRKHLAEILVGFLSRDYRRVADVFVRAGFVPPDEDRDAFAQAARAIGEPILGKPLADISIGRLFGQILTVAEQFHMQQQPHLLLLQKTMVVAEGVGRALNPSVNIWQTAEPLVADWIARHLGPQARVIEMAQDLQGLASRAPTVMRRLDRVLERFEKETPIRSERRWLWVAGMAAAFFLGWVIG; the protein is encoded by the coding sequence TTGTTCGCCCCGATCCGTCACGGACTGCGCGGCCTCAGGGTCGTCTGGGTCCTCATGCGCCACGAGGCGCTGTTCTTCGTCGACCTCCTGCCGATCCCGCCCCTGGCGCGGCGGGTCGCCGGGCCCTGGGCCGGGCGGCGCGCCACCCGGCGGCCGGGCCAGCGCCTGGCCGATGCGCTGGTCGAGCTGGGCCCGAGCTTCGTCAAGCTCGGCCAGACGCTGGCGGTGCGCCCGGACGTGATGGGCAGCGAAGTCGCCCGCGACTTGGCGAGGCTGCAGGACCGGCTCGACCCGTTTCCGGGCGACCTCGCCATCGCGCTGATCGAGCGCGAGCTGGAGCAGCCGATCACCCGGCTGTTCCAGCGCTTCGACAAGATCCCGATCGCGGCCGCCTCGATCGCCCAGGTCCATTTCGCGGTGCTGCCCGACGGGCGCGATGTCGCGGTCAAGGTGCTGCGCCCGGGGGTGGAGATCGCGATCGAGCGCGAGCTGGCCTTCTTCACCTGGCTGGCGCAGACGGTGGAGTACCTGTTACCGCATCTGCGCCGCCTCAAGCCGGTGGCCACCGTCGCGGTGCACAGCCTGTGGACCCGGCGCGAGCTCGACCTGCGCCTGGAAGCGGCGGCGGCTGCCGAGTTCGCGGGCAACTGCGCCGGCGACGAGGGCTTCCGGGTCCCTTACGTCGACTGGGAGCGGACCTCGCGCCGGGTGCTGACCCTGGAGCGGGTCGGCGGCACGCCGTCGGACCAGCGCGAGAAGCTGTTGGAGCAGGGCCTGGACCCGGACGTGATCCTGGACCGGGCCGCGGTGGTGTTCTTCAACCAGGTGTTCCGCGACGGCTTCTTTCATGCCGACATGCATCCCGGGAACACCTTCATCGAGCCGGACGGCACCATCGTGCCGGTGGATTTCGGGATCATGGGCCGGCTCGACCTGGAGAGCCGCAAGCATCTGGCCGAGATCCTGGTGGGCTTTCTCAGCCGCGACTACCGGCGGGTGGCCGACGTGTTCGTGCGCGCGGGCTTCGTGCCGCCCGACGAGGACCGCGACGCGTTCGCCCAGGCGGCGCGCGCCATCGGCGAGCCGATCCTGGGCAAGCCGCTCGCCGACATCTCGATCGGCCGGCTGTTCGGCCAGATCCTGACCGTGGCCGAGCAGTTCCACATGCAGCAGCAGCCGCATCTGCTCCTGCTGCAGAAGACCATGGTGGTCGCCGAGGGGGTCGGCCGGGCGCTGAATCCCTCGGTCAACATCTGGCAGACCGCCGAGCCCCTGGTGGCGGACTGGATCGCACGCCATCTCGGGCCTCAGGCACGGGTCATCGAGATGGCCCAGGACCTGCAGGGCCTGGCCAGCCGGGCGCCCACGGTGATGCGCCGGCTCGACCGGGTCCTGGAGCGGTTCGAAAAGGAAACGCCGATCCGCTCCGAGCGGCGCTGGCTGTGGGTGGCGGGCATGGCCGCGGCCTTCTTTCTCGGATGGGTCATCGGATAG
- a CDS encoding 2-aminoethylphosphonate--pyruvate transaminase has product MNASADEPLLLTPGPLTTSRAVKEAMLRDWGSRDQAFIGMNRAVLDQLAALAGGSGMVAVPMQGSGSFAVEAMLGTFLPPYGRLLVCVNGAYGSRMVDMVRRHGRSVTVLEQPEDQPTDVAALDRMLAADPAITHVAVVQCETTSGILNPVEDVARTVAARGRSLLIDAMSAFGALPLDAGAVPFDAMAASSNKCLEGVPGMGFVVAREQALAACAGQAPALCLDLQAQHEAMVKTGQWRFTPPTHVVAALAQALAQHRAEGGVAGRGARYRENCRILVEGMRALGFATLLDDAVQAPIIVTFRMPDAPGFSFERFYEALRQRGYAIYPGKLTVAPSFRVGCIGALGAEQMRAAVAAIGEVAAEMGLARPAAA; this is encoded by the coding sequence ATGAACGCTTCTGCCGACGAACCCTTGCTGCTCACGCCGGGACCGCTCACCACCAGCCGGGCGGTCAAGGAGGCGATGCTGCGCGACTGGGGTTCGCGCGACCAGGCCTTCATCGGCATGAACCGTGCGGTGCTGGACCAGCTGGCCGCCCTGGCCGGCGGCAGCGGCATGGTGGCGGTGCCTATGCAGGGCAGCGGCTCGTTCGCGGTCGAGGCGATGCTCGGCACCTTCCTGCCCCCATACGGTCGGCTGCTGGTCTGCGTGAACGGCGCCTATGGCAGCCGGATGGTCGATATGGTGCGCCGGCACGGGCGGAGCGTCACGGTGCTGGAGCAGCCGGAGGACCAGCCCACCGACGTCGCGGCGCTCGACCGGATGCTGGCCGCCGACCCGGCGATCACCCATGTGGCGGTGGTCCAGTGCGAGACCACGTCCGGCATCCTCAACCCGGTCGAGGACGTGGCCCGAACGGTGGCGGCCCGTGGGCGAAGCCTGCTGATCGATGCGATGAGCGCGTTCGGGGCCCTGCCGCTGGATGCCGGCGCCGTGCCGTTCGACGCGATGGCGGCCTCCTCCAACAAATGCCTGGAAGGCGTGCCGGGCATGGGCTTCGTGGTGGCACGGGAACAGGCGCTGGCGGCCTGCGCCGGCCAGGCACCGGCCCTGTGCCTGGACCTCCAGGCGCAGCACGAGGCGATGGTGAAAACGGGGCAGTGGCGGTTCACCCCGCCCACCCATGTGGTCGCCGCCCTGGCGCAGGCCCTGGCGCAGCACCGGGCCGAGGGCGGCGTCGCCGGACGGGGGGCGCGCTATCGGGAGAACTGCCGGATCCTGGTCGAGGGGATGCGGGCGCTGGGCTTCGCGACGCTGCTGGACGATGCCGTGCAGGCGCCGATCATCGTGACGTTCCGGATGCCCGACGCGCCCGGCTTCTCGTTCGAGCGGTTCTACGAGGCGCTGCGCCAGCGCGGCTATGCGATCTATCCGGGCAAGCTGACCGTGGCCCCCTCCTTCCGGGTCGGCTGCATCGGCGCGCTGGGTGCCGAGCAGATGCGTGCCGCGGTGGCGGCGATCGGCGAGGTAGCGGCCGAGATGGGTCTGGCCCGGCCGGCCGCTGCCTGA
- a CDS encoding alpha-amylase family protein, which translates to MAGRRAYRSIYAYAWDLADEGPGSFGERIQATGAGAVSLAAAYHAGKFLRPHGRSGKVYFPEDGTIYFRHDPAAYQRVQPLPNPLLAEHDPFADLAGHLPEMERYGWVVCFHNTPLGRLHPDLVARNCYGDPYWYSLNPAHPEAREYVVALCRDLTRTYDLAGLRLETPGWLPFDHGYHHEFALVRMDAWTKLLLGLDFSEATVTAAAVDGIDVLHVQKRVRDALDVFLSAEVAISEAQAADWIASDLIADPDFAAFLRWRCKLVAEVVREIRDVVPAAAEVRVIPSVQRPSARGWIEGSDLKLLAAACDGLELCAYERSAADVLADIHQVRRQVGPDASLSAIMRPSFPDLADGADTVAAARILAGHGVDGLAFYNDGHMRAGYVHTARAAFQAFDEVAEDIQAEAGR; encoded by the coding sequence ATGGCCGGACGGCGGGCCTATCGATCGATCTATGCATATGCCTGGGACCTGGCCGACGAGGGGCCCGGCTCCTTCGGCGAGCGCATCCAGGCGACCGGGGCCGGCGCCGTCAGCCTCGCCGCCGCCTACCATGCCGGCAAGTTCCTCCGGCCGCACGGCCGCTCCGGGAAGGTCTACTTCCCCGAGGACGGCACCATCTATTTCCGCCACGATCCCGCCGCCTACCAGCGCGTCCAGCCGCTGCCGAACCCGCTCCTGGCCGAGCACGACCCGTTCGCCGATCTCGCCGGGCACCTGCCGGAGATGGAGCGCTATGGCTGGGTCGTGTGCTTCCACAACACCCCGCTCGGCCGCCTGCATCCCGACCTGGTCGCCCGCAACTGCTATGGCGACCCCTACTGGTATTCGCTCAACCCCGCCCATCCGGAGGCGCGCGAGTATGTGGTGGCGCTCTGCCGCGACCTGACCCGCACCTACGACCTGGCCGGCCTGCGCCTGGAAACGCCCGGCTGGCTGCCGTTCGACCATGGCTACCACCACGAGTTCGCCCTGGTCCGGATGGACGCCTGGACCAAGCTTCTCCTGGGGCTGGACTTCTCCGAGGCGACCGTCACCGCCGCCGCGGTGGACGGCATCGACGTGCTGCACGTGCAGAAGCGCGTCCGCGACGCCCTGGACGTGTTCCTGTCGGCGGAGGTCGCCATCAGCGAGGCGCAGGCCGCCGACTGGATCGCCTCGGACCTGATCGCCGACCCGGACTTCGCGGCGTTCCTGCGCTGGCGCTGCAAGCTGGTGGCCGAGGTGGTCCGGGAGATCCGCGACGTGGTCCCGGCCGCGGCCGAGGTTCGGGTGATCCCTTCGGTGCAGCGGCCCTCGGCGCGCGGCTGGATCGAGGGCTCCGACCTGAAGCTCCTGGCCGCCGCCTGCGACGGGCTGGAGCTGTGCGCCTATGAGCGTTCCGCTGCCGACGTGCTGGCCGACATCCACCAGGTCCGCCGCCAGGTCGGCCCGGACGCCAGCCTGTCGGCGATCATGCGGCCGAGCTTCCCGGACCTGGCCGACGGCGCCGACACGGTGGCCGCCGCCCGGATCCTGGCCGGCCACGGCGTGGATGGGCTGGCCTTCTACAATGACGGCCACATGCGCGCCGGCTACGTGCACACCGCCCGCGCAGCCTTCCAGGCCTTCGACGAGGTCGCCGAGGACATCCAGGCGGAGGCAGGCCGGTGA
- the ubiE gene encoding bifunctional demethylmenaquinone methyltransferase/2-methoxy-6-polyprenyl-1,4-benzoquinol methylase UbiE — protein MTDAADELARSFGYETVDPEQKAKKVREVFDRVASRYDLMNDLMSGGVHRLWKDALVDWLAPRRGLVHLDVAGGTGDVAFRIMDRVGGEAQMTVCDINHAMLEVGRDRAIDRGQVHGLSWVTGDAMALPFKDRSVDSYTIAFGIRNVTHIDQAVKEAYRVLKPGGRFLCLEFSRLIIPQLRPIYDQYSMRMIPLMGKLVANDAESYRYLVESIRRFPDQKSFAQLVARCGFGLVKVRNLSGGVAAIHSGWRL, from the coding sequence ATGACGGACGCGGCGGACGAACTCGCACGGTCGTTCGGGTACGAGACGGTCGATCCCGAGCAGAAGGCGAAGAAGGTCCGCGAGGTCTTCGACCGGGTGGCGTCGCGCTACGACCTGATGAACGACCTGATGAGCGGCGGCGTGCACCGCCTGTGGAAGGACGCGCTGGTCGACTGGCTGGCGCCGCGCCGGGGCCTGGTGCACCTGGACGTGGCGGGCGGCACCGGCGACGTGGCCTTCCGGATCATGGACCGGGTCGGCGGCGAGGCGCAGATGACGGTCTGCGACATCAACCACGCCATGCTGGAGGTCGGCCGCGACCGGGCGATCGACCGCGGCCAGGTGCACGGCCTGTCCTGGGTGACCGGCGACGCCATGGCCCTGCCGTTCAAGGACCGGTCGGTCGACAGCTACACGATCGCGTTCGGCATCCGCAACGTGACCCATATCGACCAAGCGGTGAAGGAGGCCTACCGGGTGCTCAAGCCCGGCGGCCGCTTCCTGTGCCTGGAGTTCTCCCGGCTGATCATCCCGCAGCTCCGGCCGATCTACGACCAGTACTCGATGCGGATGATCCCGCTGATGGGCAAGCTGGTCGCCAACGACGCCGAGAGCTACCGCTACCTGGTCGAGAGCATCCGCCGCTTCCCCGACCAGAAGAGCTTCGCGCAGCTGGTCGCCAGGTGCGGCTTCGGGCTGGTCAAGGTCCGCAACCTCTCCGGCGGGGTCGCGGCGATCCATTCCGGCTGGCGTCTCTGA
- the cysK gene encoding cysteine synthase A, whose product MNARGRIYDSIVDTIGGTPLVRLHRIAEQRGVKAEILAKLEFFNPLSSVKDRIGYAMIEAAEQSGKIDKNTLLVEPTSGNTGIALAFVAAAKGYRLILTMPETMSVERRKILKLLGAELVLTPGPKGMRGAIEEAQRIVGEHDNAVILQQFENPSNPAIHRITTAEEIWADTGGKLDAFIAGVGTGGTITGVGEVLKPRLPNLKIIAVEPEDSPVISGGKPGPHKIQGIGAGFIPENLHTDVLDEAVRIGNQTAFETARAVARIEGIPIGISSGAAVAAALEVGARPDYAGKRIVVVLASAAERYLSTDLFADLG is encoded by the coding sequence ATGAACGCCCGCGGCCGCATCTATGACAGCATCGTCGACACGATCGGCGGGACGCCGCTCGTCCGTCTGCACCGGATCGCCGAGCAGCGCGGCGTGAAGGCCGAGATCCTCGCGAAGCTCGAGTTCTTCAATCCGCTGAGCTCGGTCAAGGACCGGATCGGCTATGCGATGATCGAGGCGGCCGAGCAGTCCGGCAAGATCGACAAGAACACCCTCCTGGTCGAGCCGACCTCGGGCAACACCGGGATCGCCCTGGCCTTCGTGGCCGCGGCCAAGGGCTACCGCCTGATCCTGACCATGCCCGAGACCATGTCGGTCGAGCGGCGCAAGATCCTCAAGCTCCTGGGCGCGGAACTGGTGCTCACGCCCGGGCCCAAGGGGATGCGCGGTGCGATCGAGGAGGCGCAGCGGATCGTCGGCGAGCATGACAACGCGGTGATCCTCCAGCAGTTCGAGAACCCCTCGAACCCGGCGATCCACCGGATCACCACCGCGGAGGAGATCTGGGCGGACACCGGCGGCAAGCTCGACGCCTTCATCGCGGGCGTCGGCACCGGCGGCACCATCACCGGTGTCGGCGAGGTGCTGAAGCCGCGCCTTCCCAACCTGAAGATCATCGCGGTGGAGCCCGAGGACAGCCCGGTGATCTCCGGCGGCAAGCCCGGCCCGCACAAGATCCAGGGGATCGGCGCCGGGTTCATCCCGGAGAACCTGCACACCGACGTGCTGGACGAGGCGGTCCGGATCGGCAATCAGACCGCGTTCGAGACGGCGCGGGCGGTGGCCAGGATCGAGGGCATCCCGATCGGCATCTCCAGCGGTGCGGCGGTGGCCGCGGCCCTGGAGGTCGGTGCGCGCCCGGACTATGCCGGCAAGCGGATCGTCGTGGTGCTGGCCTCGGCGGCCGAGCGTTACCTGTCCACCGACCTGTTCGCCGACCTGGGCTGA
- a CDS encoding SDR family NAD(P)-dependent oxidoreductase has product MNRFIAKTVLVTGGGRGIGRATCLRLAQEGAAVAVADLDLAPAQEVVREIAATGRTAVALEADVTKATSVEAMVRNAEKALGPLSVLVNNAAATSASTVEATGEADWDVEFDVTLRAAYLVMKSVIPGMAERGKGAIVAIGSVNGRVYVGNPAYSAAKAGLAMWVKAMAVEYGPQGIRTNMVSPGTIRTQNRSWTDRIARDPQIFEKLARWYPVGRVGNPEDIAAAVAFLASDEAGFVNGADLVVDGGLTAGMGPFVQEING; this is encoded by the coding sequence GTGAACCGCTTCATCGCCAAGACCGTGCTCGTCACCGGTGGCGGCCGCGGCATCGGCCGCGCCACCTGTCTGCGCCTGGCCCAGGAGGGCGCGGCGGTGGCGGTGGCCGACCTCGACCTGGCGCCGGCCCAGGAGGTGGTCCGCGAGATCGCCGCCACCGGCCGCACCGCGGTGGCGCTGGAGGCCGACGTCACCAAGGCGACGTCGGTGGAGGCCATGGTCCGCAACGCCGAGAAGGCGCTGGGCCCGCTTTCCGTGCTGGTCAACAACGCCGCCGCCACCTCGGCCTCCACCGTCGAGGCCACCGGTGAGGCCGACTGGGACGTGGAGTTCGACGTCACCCTGCGCGCTGCCTACCTCGTGATGAAGTCGGTCATCCCGGGCATGGCCGAGCGCGGCAAGGGGGCGATCGTGGCGATCGGCTCGGTGAACGGCCGGGTCTATGTCGGCAATCCCGCCTACAGCGCCGCCAAGGCCGGCCTCGCCATGTGGGTGAAGGCCATGGCGGTCGAGTACGGGCCGCAGGGCATCCGCACCAACATGGTCAGCCCCGGCACGATCCGTACCCAGAACCGCTCCTGGACCGACCGGATCGCCCGCGACCCGCAGATCTTCGAGAAGCTGGCCCGCTGGTACCCGGTCGGCCGGGTCGGCAACCCGGAGGACATCGCCGCGGCGGTGGCCTTCCTCGCCAGCGACGAGGCCGGCTTCGTGAATGGCGCGGACCTGGTGGTGGATGGCGGGCTCACCGCCGGGATGGGGCCGTTCGTGCAGGAGATCAACGGCTGA
- the phnX gene encoding phosphonoacetaldehyde hydrolase, which translates to MSFGYRRFYRGPVAAVIFDMAGTIVDFGSRAPAGVFVEVFRRHGVKISLAEARGPMGAEKRAHVAELLAMPAVQARFVERHGRPSAEADVDAIYQDFIPLQIETLPQFSDLIEGAAETVAALRARGVRIGANTGYNREMMEVVQAAMARQGLELDSAVAASDVPRARPYPAMCLRNAAELAAPAVAACIKVDDTIPGIEEGLAAGMWTVGLTWSGNEVGLAPAEWAGLPTERQKALVARAEARMRAAGAHYVIGSVAELMPVVQAIEARLAAGEQP; encoded by the coding sequence ATGAGCTTCGGGTATCGGCGGTTCTATCGGGGGCCGGTGGCGGCGGTGATCTTCGACATGGCCGGGACCATTGTCGATTTCGGGTCGCGGGCGCCGGCAGGGGTGTTCGTGGAGGTGTTCCGGCGCCATGGGGTGAAGATCAGCCTGGCCGAGGCGCGCGGGCCCATGGGGGCGGAGAAGCGGGCGCATGTCGCCGAGCTCCTGGCGATGCCGGCGGTGCAGGCGCGCTTTGTCGAGCGGCATGGACGGCCCTCCGCGGAAGCGGACGTGGATGCCATCTACCAGGACTTCATTCCGCTGCAGATCGAGACGCTGCCGCAATTCTCCGACCTGATCGAGGGTGCCGCCGAGACGGTGGCGGCGCTGCGCGCCCGCGGCGTGCGGATCGGCGCCAATACCGGCTACAACCGGGAGATGATGGAGGTGGTGCAGGCGGCGATGGCCCGGCAGGGGCTGGAGCTGGACAGCGCGGTGGCCGCCTCGGACGTGCCGCGCGCCCGGCCATACCCGGCCATGTGCCTGCGCAACGCCGCCGAGCTGGCGGCGCCGGCGGTGGCGGCCTGCATCAAGGTCGACGACACCATCCCGGGCATCGAGGAAGGGCTGGCCGCCGGGATGTGGACGGTCGGCCTGACCTGGTCGGGCAACGAGGTGGGGCTGGCCCCAGCCGAATGGGCGGGGCTGCCGACGGAGCGGCAGAAGGCGCTCGTCGCCCGGGCCGAGGCCCGCATGCGCGCGGCCGGCGCTCATTACGTCATCGGCTCGGTGGCGGAGCTGATGCCGGTGGTGCAGGCCATCGAGGCGCGCCTGGCTGCCGGCGAGCAGCCCTGA